One genomic region from Bacillus rossius redtenbacheri isolate Brsri chromosome 6, Brsri_v3, whole genome shotgun sequence encodes:
- the LOC134532946 gene encoding acetylcholine receptor subunit alpha-like yields the protein MHQAVTVILSLIFTTVRGQKPGSIQAAPACRKEVRTYSYAYNDFYRIDEAGGLDGPGNVSLQVYVQAVSDAHVLLSTVPFPKPAEPVYEIVLGGGRNTFSEVRRSRRTSTAAAVATSDLLSAAELRGFWVRLRPSGMLEVGERGSDLPFLFWKDPHPLRIRYFSFSTWTGVAGKFLFDCPAPGDPDGAETSEPVPTKQTTLERLRSDLLTNYDPYSRPVLHEDHYTTVYVRFASRHIQLDEKRGLLSTHGRMSMNWIDEKIVWDPENYDNISVLNLASHEVWLPEIVLYNAAGHGADVLGEAGLAVGADGRARWAPQARLRSWCRLDLRRWPRDEHSCDLRLGFWAQQQPRLLLQLDNTTEVSEQRTGSQWEVVDLNSHIVWGTEIWADGQSEYETELNQEPTPNLIIQIRLRRREESYTVILTAPFIVINAITFLSFWMSPNNFAKTIFVCLALVISSMVAAILTDVIPTHPSHTPFIVLVYSRSMIAALVSLLLTVTTICLSRYNHVRPLPGILYKHITSEYVCTILFLPRTTSEINTKYSQLDETRQNNQAARITRDDIQLQWRLLAVYLDRICSILFCVFIGIVFATC from the exons ATGCATCAGGCGGTGACAGTTATACTCTCGTTAATTTTTACAACTGTGCGAGGACAGAAACCTGGCTCCATAC AGGCAGCGCCGGCATGTCGCAAGGAAGTGCGCACCTACAGCTACGCCTACAACGACTTCTACCGCATCGACGAGGCGGGCGGGCTCGACGGGCCCGGGAACGTCTCCCTGCAGGTGTACGTGCAGGCGGTCAGCGACGCGCACGTGCTGCTCTCTACAGTCCCCTTCCCGAAGCCCGCCGAGCCGGTGTACGAGATCGTGCTGGGCGGCGGCCGCAACACCTTCTCCGAGGTGCGGCGCTCGCGGCGCACCAGCACCGCGGCCGCGGTGGCCACCTCCGACCTGCTGTCGGCCGCCGAGCTCAGGGGCTTCTGGGTGCGGCTGCGCCCCTCAGGCATGCTGGAGGTGGGCGAGCGGGGCAGCGACCTGCCCTTCCTCTTCTGGAAGGACCCGCACCCGCTCAGGATACGCTACTTCAGCTTCAGCACGTGGACCGGCGTCGCGGGCAAGTTCCTCTTCGACTGCCCGGCGCCGGGGGACC CTGATGGAGCAGAAACGTCCGAGCCCGTACCAACTAAGCAAACAACGTTGGAAAGACTGCGCAGCGACTTGCTGACCAACTACGACCCCTACTCTCGACCAGTGCTGCACGAGGACCACTACACCACTGTCTACGTGCGCTTCGCTTCCCGCCACATACAACTG GATGAGAAGAGAGGTTTACTATCCACTCACGGAAGAATGTCAATG AACTGGATCGATGAGAAGATTGTATGGGATCCTGAGAATTACGACAACATTTCCGTACTCAACCTTGCAAGTCATGAAGTGTGGCTTCCTGAAATTGTGCTTTATAA CGCCGCGGGCCACGGCGCCGACGTGCTGGGAGAGGCAGGGCTGGCGGTGGGCGCGGACGGGCGGGCGCGCTGGGCGCCCCAGGCGCGCCTGCGCTCCTGGTGCCGGCTGGACCTGCGGCGCTGGCCGCGCGACGAGCACAGCTGCGACCTGCGGCTCGGCTTCTGGGCGCAGCAGCAGCCGCGGCTGCTGCTGCAGCTGGACAACACCACCGAG GTATCTGAGCAGAGAACTGGCTCCCAGTGGGAAGTAGTGGACCTCAATTCGCACATTGTGTGGGGCACGGAGATTTGGGCTGATGGACAGTCCGAGTACGAGACGGAGTTGAATCAGGAGCCAACCCCCAATCTCATCATACAGATACGACTACGGAGACGTGAAGAGTCATACACTGTCATTCTTACAGCACCTTTCATTG TCATCAATGCGATCACGTTTCTGTCGTTCTGGATGTCTCCAAATAATTTTGCCAAGACCATATTTGTGTGCTTGGCATTGGTGATTTCCTCCATGGTCGCAGCAATTTTAACAGACGTTATTCCAACGCATCCTTCGCACACGCCATTCATCG tTTTAGTGTATAGTAGGAGCATGATCGCGGCGCTCGTCTCGCTCCTGTTAACAGTGACAACAATTTGTCTGAGTCGATACAACCATGTCCGACCACTGCCCGGCATACTATACAAGCACATCACTTCTGAATACGTCTGCACAATTCTCTTCCTACCGAGGACCACGAGTGAG ATCAATACAAAGTACAGTCAGCTGGATGAGACTCGTCAAAATAATCAAGCTGCTAGAATAACACGCGACGATATTCAGCTTCAGTGGAGACTTCTCGCGGTTTACTTAGATCGCATCTGCAGCATCTTGTTTTGTGTCTTTATTGGAATTGTTTTCGCCACttgttaa